Proteins encoded together in one Impatiens glandulifera chromosome 1, dImpGla2.1, whole genome shotgun sequence window:
- the LOC124912798 gene encoding copper methylamine oxidase-like: MSISVDVQHKMIVDENVETKKTGNEKKGNPIPSRSQIYHPLDPLYRDEIIVAVATIKKTVEEIDNIRLIEVVLFEPEKNIVALADSYFFPPFYSSLFPLTQFGSLIPNKLPPRKAKLISYNKKSNETYIWIVEITQVDGIKKGEIISSNLVKDVQPPMDGVEYNECEAVVKDHPPFQKAMKRRGIDDMKLVMVDPWCVGYYSDKEDPSRRLAKPLIFCRTKSDCALENGYARPVEGIHILVDLQKMVVIEFEDRKLVPIPPSDPLRNYTAGASRGEVDRNDIKPLQIIQPNGPSFNIQGHFVEWQKWNFRIGFTPREGLVIHTVAYIDGSNGRRSIADRLSFVEMVVPYGDPNEPHYRKNAFDAGEDGLGKNAHSLKKGCDCLGHVKYFDAHFTNFIGGVETIENCICLHEEDHGILWKHQDWRTGLSEVRRSRRLTVSFMCTVANYEYGFFWHFYQDGKIEAEVKLTGILSVGTLQAGEYRKYGTTIAPGLYAPVHQHFFVARMNMSVDSKTGEPCNQVVELNLKVEEPGMNNVHNNAFYAEETLLKSELQAMRDCNPLSARHWIVKNTKTVNRTGHPTGYKLVPGSNCFPLARPEAKFLRRAGFLKHNIWVTSHSRDENFPGGEFPNQNPRVGEGLTSWVKKDRSLEEADIVLWYVFGISHVPRLEDWPVMPVERIGFTLQPHGFFNCSPCIDVPPNRSETNSKDIVAKSDSNGVIVSKL, encoded by the exons ATGTCCATTAGTGTTGATGTCCAACATAAGATGATAGTAGATGAAAATGTGGAAACAAAGAAGACTGGAAATGAGAAGAAAG GGAACCCGATACCATCAAGGTCTCAAATCTATCATCCTTTGGACCCATTGTATCGAGACGAAATTATTGTGGCGGTTGCAACTATAAAGAAAACGGTTGAG GAAATTGATAACATTCGATTAATTGAAGTTGTTCTGTTCGAACCAGAGAAGAATATTGTGGCATTAGcagattcatatttctttccacCGTTTTATTCATCGTTGTTTCCTTTAACACAATTTGGTTCGCTAATTCCGAACAAACTTCCTCCAAGAAAAGCTAAACTTATTTCGTATAACAAAAAGTCAAATGAGACGTACATTTGGATTGTTGAAATAACTCAAGTAGATGGTATTAAAAAAGGAGAAATCATCTCATCAAATCTTGTTAAAGATGTTCAGCCACCCATG GATGGTGTTGAATATAATGAATGTGAAGCAGTTGTTAAGGACCATCCACCATTTCAAAAGGCAATGAAAAGAAGAGGAATTGATGATATGAAGCTAGTGATGGTTGATCCATG GTGTGTGGGATATTATTCTGATAAAGAAGATCCCAGTCGAAGACTTGCGAAACCACTTATATTTTGTAGAACAAAAAGTGATTGTGCACTTGAAAATGGCTATGCACGACCTGTAGAAGGCATTCATATTCTTGTTGATTTACAAAAAATGGTTGTGATTGAATTCGAAGATCGTAAACTTGTACCCATACCTCCATCTGATCCATTGAGAAACTATACTGCTGGTGCATCTAGGGGAGAAGTTGATAGAAATGATATTAAGCCTCTACAAATCATTCAACCAAATGGACCTAGTTTTAATATTCAGGGTCATTTTGTGGAGTGGCAAAAG TGGAATTTCCGAATTGGATTTACTCCAAGGGAGGGATTGGTCATCCATACTGTTGCATACATTGATGGTAGTAATGGTCGAAGATCTATAGCTGATAGATTGAGCTTTGTTGAAATGGTTGTGCCATATGGTGATCCTAATGAGCCACATTACAGAAAGAATGCATTTGATGCAGGGGAAGATGGTCTTGGAAAAAACGCACATTCCCTTAAGAAA GGATGCGATTGTTTGGGACATGTCAAGTATTTTGATGCTCATTTTACAAACTTTATTGGAGGAGTTGAAACAATTGAAAATTGTATTTGTTTGCATGAAGAAGATCATGGCATCTTATGGAAACATCAAGATTGGAGAACTGGTTTATCTGAAGTTAGAAGATCTAGAAGACTTACAGTTTCATTTATGTGTACTGTTGCAAATTATGAATATGGTTTCTTTTGGCACTTTTATCAG GATGGGAAAATTGAAGCCGAAGTTAAATTAACAggaattttaagtgttggaacTCTTCAAGCTGGAGAATATCGAAAATATGGAACAACTATTGCTCCGGGACTATATGCTCCTGTACATCAACATTTCTTTGTTGCTCGAATGAATATGTCTGTTGATTCTAAGACTGGTGAACCATGCAATCAG GTTGTTGAACTTAATCTTAAAGTTGAAGAACCTGGGATGAATAATGTTCATAATAATGCATTCTACGCTGAAGAGACATTGCTCAAGTCCGAATTGCAAGCAATGCGAGATTGTAATCCTTTGTCAGCTCGCCATTGGATT GTTAAGAATACAAAAACTGTTAATAGAACTGGACATCCAACTGGTTACAAGCTAGTACCAGGCTCAAATTGTTTTCCATTAGCACGTCCTGAGGCCAAGTTTTTGAGAAGAGCCGGTTTTCTAAAGCATAACATCTGGGTAACATCTCATTCCCGTGACGAGAATTTCCCAGGAGGTGAATTTCCTAATCAAAATCCTCGTGTTGGTGAAGGCTTGACATCGTGGGTTAAAAAAGATCGATCCTTAGAAGAAGCAGATATTGTTCTATG GTATGTCTTTGGGATTAGTCATGTTCCACGACTTGAAGATTGGCCCGTTATGCCAGTAGAACGCATCGGATTTACGCTTCAG CCACATGGATTCTTTAATTGCTCGCCATGCATTGATGTCCCTCCTAATCGGTCTGAAACTAACTCCAAAGATATCGTTGCGAAGTCCGACTCAAATGGTGTCATAGTTTCAAAGCTTTGA